The following proteins are co-located in the Thermus thermophilus HB8 genome:
- a CDS encoding DUF3054 domain-containing protein produces the protein MSRKTALFLLDLLALLLFAGVGLLSHGLPLSLGGLARNVLPVLFVWLLLAPFLGTYRRPTWKNLLLTWLFAFPAGLWLRQMVLGGTFGVGFFVFLGVAMGFSLLFLLLLRGLAKGLRLW, from the coding sequence ATGAGCCGAAAGACGGCCCTTTTCCTCCTGGACCTCCTCGCCCTCCTCCTCTTCGCCGGGGTGGGCCTCCTTTCCCACGGGCTTCCCCTCTCCTTGGGGGGCCTCGCCCGGAACGTCCTCCCCGTCCTCTTCGTCTGGCTCCTCCTTGCTCCCTTCCTCGGCACCTACAGGAGGCCCACCTGGAAAAACCTCCTCCTCACCTGGCTCTTCGCCTTCCCCGCGGGGCTATGGCTGAGGCAGATGGTCTTGGGCGGGACTTTCGGGGTGGGGTTCTTCGTCTTCTTGGGCGTGGCCATGGGGTTCAGCCTCCTTTTCCTCCTTCTCCTAAGGGGCCTCGCCAAGGGGCTTCGCCTCTGGTAA
- the lipA gene encoding lipoyl synthase: protein MKPKFETVELLSPTGEVVELKVVKRGLAQARPEPVDRNKPAWIKAPLPTGPRYQALKAMVRELRLHTVCQEALCPNIGECWTHGTLTVMILGDICTRACKFCAVHTGNPKGLVDPEEPRRVAEAIARMGVRYVVLTSVDRDDLPDGGASHFAATIRAIKERAPGVLVEALTPDFQGDLKAVETVLAANPEVYAQNLETVRRLTPKVRDPRAGYEQTLKVLAHAKKVRPDILTKSSLMLGLGETEEEILEAMRDLRAAGVDILTLGQYLRPTPAHLPVARYVPPEDFKRYEAWGYELGFREVFAGPLVRSSYRADRVFLEATQR, encoded by the coding sequence ATGAAGCCTAAGTTTGAGACGGTGGAGCTCCTCTCCCCCACGGGGGAGGTCGTTGAGCTCAAGGTGGTGAAGCGGGGCCTGGCCCAGGCCCGGCCCGAGCCCGTGGACCGGAACAAGCCCGCCTGGATCAAGGCCCCTTTGCCCACCGGGCCCAGATACCAGGCCCTGAAGGCCATGGTGCGGGAGCTTAGGCTCCACACCGTCTGCCAGGAGGCCCTCTGCCCCAACATCGGGGAGTGCTGGACCCACGGGACCCTGACGGTGATGATCCTGGGGGATATCTGCACCCGGGCCTGCAAGTTCTGCGCCGTCCACACCGGGAACCCCAAGGGCCTCGTGGACCCGGAGGAACCAAGGAGGGTGGCCGAGGCCATCGCCCGCATGGGGGTGCGGTACGTGGTCTTGACCAGCGTGGACCGGGATGACCTTCCGGATGGCGGCGCCTCCCACTTCGCCGCCACCATCCGGGCCATCAAGGAGAGGGCCCCCGGGGTCTTGGTGGAGGCCCTGACCCCTGACTTCCAGGGGGACCTGAAGGCCGTGGAGACGGTCCTCGCCGCGAACCCCGAGGTCTACGCCCAGAACCTGGAGACGGTGCGCCGCCTCACCCCCAAGGTCCGCGACCCCCGGGCGGGGTACGAGCAGACCCTGAAGGTTCTCGCCCACGCCAAGAAGGTCCGGCCCGACATCCTCACCAAGTCTAGCCTCATGCTGGGCCTGGGGGAGACGGAGGAGGAGATCCTCGAGGCCATGCGGGACCTCAGGGCCGCGGGGGTGGACATCCTCACCTTGGGCCAGTACCTGAGGCCCACCCCTGCCCACCTCCCCGTGGCCCGCTACGTTCCCCCCGAGGACTTCAAGCGGTACGAGGCCTGGGGGTACGAGCTGGGCTTTAGGGAGGTCTTCGCCGGGCCCTTGGTGCGGAGCTCCTACCGGGCGGACCGGGTCTTCCTGGAGGCCACCCAAAGATGA
- the lipB gene encoding lipoyl(octanoyl) transferase LipB — MEFLVEDLGLVPYGEAWAYQKRVHREVVAGNRPPTLLLLEHPRVITLGRKATGENLLFPESWYRENGFELYWVERGGDVTYHGPGQLVGYPIFPVGREVRRFLRQIEEAIVRVAAGYGISAYPTPGYAGVWVGEDKLCAIGVAVKEGVSFHGFALNVNTDLNDFTVIVPCGLKGKGVTSLEKLLGRKVPMEEAKARVVAAFAEVFGLRPVEGSVHEA; from the coding sequence GTGGAGTTCCTGGTGGAGGACCTCGGCTTGGTGCCTTACGGGGAGGCCTGGGCGTACCAGAAGCGGGTGCACCGGGAGGTGGTGGCGGGAAACCGCCCCCCCACCCTCCTCCTCCTGGAGCACCCCAGGGTCATCACCTTAGGCCGGAAGGCCACGGGGGAGAACCTGCTCTTCCCCGAGAGCTGGTACCGGGAGAACGGGTTTGAGCTCTACTGGGTGGAGCGGGGCGGGGACGTGACCTACCACGGCCCCGGGCAGCTGGTGGGCTACCCCATCTTCCCCGTGGGCCGGGAGGTGCGCCGCTTTTTAAGGCAGATTGAGGAGGCCATCGTCCGGGTGGCCGCGGGCTACGGGATCTCCGCCTACCCCACCCCGGGCTACGCCGGAGTCTGGGTGGGGGAGGACAAGCTCTGCGCCATCGGCGTGGCGGTGAAGGAGGGGGTGAGCTTCCACGGCTTCGCCCTGAACGTCAACACCGACCTCAACGACTTCACCGTCATCGTCCCCTGCGGCCTCAAGGGAAAGGGGGTCACCTCCTTGGAGAAGCTTTTGGGCCGGAAGGTCCCCATGGAGGAGGCCAAGGCCAGGGTGGTGGCGGCCTTCGCCGAGGTCTTCGGCCTGAGGCCCGTAGAGGGGAGTGTCCATGAAGCCTAA
- a CDS encoding SDR family oxidoreductase, with protein MARAVLVTGAGSGIGLATARLLTAKGYRVYGGVRREEDAARLAQEGVVPLLLDVTREEDLLRARERLVGEGLWGLVVNAGIAVAGPLELVPLSAFREALEVNVLGAFATVKAFLPLLRASRGRVVLMGSVSGLVALPLMGPYAASKFALEALADALRVELLPFGVRVVLIEPGSVATPIWERSLRRAEGYLEPPPPGTEGVYGRYLEVARRVAERSAKRGLPPERVAEAVLKALESPNPRARYLVAHPARARETLLLRLFPAPLRDRLVARFLG; from the coding sequence ATGGCAAGGGCGGTCCTGGTCACGGGGGCGGGGAGCGGCATCGGCCTGGCCACGGCCCGGTTGCTCACGGCCAAGGGGTACCGGGTCTACGGGGGCGTGCGCCGGGAGGAGGACGCGGCGCGCTTGGCCCAGGAGGGGGTGGTCCCCCTCCTTCTGGATGTGACCCGGGAGGAGGACCTCCTCCGGGCCAGGGAGCGCCTGGTGGGGGAGGGCCTTTGGGGCCTGGTGGTGAACGCCGGCATTGCCGTGGCGGGGCCTTTAGAGCTCGTTCCTCTTTCCGCCTTCCGGGAGGCCTTGGAGGTGAACGTCCTCGGGGCCTTCGCCACGGTGAAGGCCTTTTTACCCCTCCTCAGGGCCTCCCGGGGCCGGGTGGTCCTCATGGGCTCCGTCTCCGGCCTGGTGGCCCTCCCCCTCATGGGGCCCTACGCCGCGAGCAAGTTCGCCCTCGAGGCCCTGGCGGACGCCCTCAGGGTGGAGCTCCTTCCCTTCGGGGTCAGGGTGGTCCTCATAGAGCCCGGCTCCGTGGCCACCCCCATCTGGGAGCGCTCCTTAAGGCGGGCCGAGGGCTACCTGGAACCCCCGCCCCCCGGGACCGAGGGGGTGTATGGCCGCTACCTGGAGGTGGCGCGGCGCGTGGCGGAACGGAGCGCCAAGAGGGGCCTTCCCCCGGAGAGGGTGGCGGAGGCCGTGCTCAAGGCCCTGGAAAGCCCAAACCCCAGGGCCCGCTACCTGGTGGCCCACCCGGCCCGGGCCCGGGAAACCCTCCTCCTCAGGCTCTTTCCTGCCCCCTTACGGGACCGGCTCGTGGCCCGGTTCCTCGGCTAA
- the rplI gene encoding 50S ribosomal protein L9 — translation MKVILLEPLENLGDVGQVVDVKPGYARNYLLPRGLAVLATESNLKALEARIRAQAKRLAERKAEAERLKEILENLTLTIPVRAGETKIYGSVTAKDIAEALSRQHGVTIDPKRLALEKPIKELGEYVLTYKPHPEVPIQLKVSVVAQE, via the coding sequence GTGAAGGTCATCCTCCTAGAACCCCTGGAGAACCTGGGCGACGTGGGCCAGGTGGTGGACGTGAAGCCGGGGTACGCCAGGAACTACCTCCTGCCCCGGGGCCTCGCCGTCTTGGCCACGGAGAGCAACCTCAAGGCCCTCGAGGCCCGGATCCGCGCCCAGGCCAAGCGCCTGGCGGAGCGGAAGGCCGAGGCGGAGCGGCTTAAGGAGATCCTGGAGAACCTCACCCTCACCATCCCGGTGCGGGCGGGGGAGACCAAGATCTACGGCTCCGTCACCGCCAAGGACATCGCCGAGGCCCTTTCCCGCCAGCACGGCGTCACCATTGACCCCAAGCGCCTGGCGCTGGAAAAGCCCATCAAGGAGCTTGGGGAGTACGTCCTCACCTACAAGCCCCACCCCGAGGTCCCCATCCAGCTCAAGGTGAGCGTGGTGGCCCAGGAGTAG
- the rpsR gene encoding 30S ribosomal protein S18 yields the protein MSTKNAKPKKEAQRRPSRKAKVKATLGEFDLRDYRNVEVLKRFLSETGKILPRRRTGLSAKEQRILAKTIKRARILGLLPFTEKLVRK from the coding sequence TTGAGCACGAAGAACGCGAAACCCAAGAAGGAGGCGCAGAGGCGCCCGTCCCGCAAGGCTAAGGTCAAGGCCACCCTGGGGGAGTTTGACCTCAGGGACTACCGGAACGTGGAGGTGCTCAAGCGGTTCCTGTCGGAGACGGGGAAGATCCTTCCCCGCCGCCGCACGGGGCTTTCCGCCAAGGAGCAGAGGATCCTGGCCAAGACCATCAAGCGGGCGAGGATCCTAGGGCTCCTGCCCTTCACGGAGAAGCTGGTGCGGAAGTAG
- the ssb gene encoding single-stranded DNA-binding protein, with amino-acid sequence MARGLNRVFLIGALATRPDMRYTPAGLAILDLTLAGQDLLLSDNGGEREVSWYHRVRLLGRQAEMWGDLLDQGQLVFVEGRLEYRQWEREGERRSELQIRADFLDPLDDRGKERAEDSRGQPRLRAALNQVFLMGNLTRDPELRYTPQGTAVARLGLAVNERRQGAEERTHFVEVQAWRDLAEWAAELRKGDGLFVIGRLVNDSWTSSSGERRFQTRVEALRLERPTRGPAQAGGSRSREVQTGGVDIDEGLEDFPPEEELPF; translated from the coding sequence ATGGCTCGAGGCCTGAACCGCGTTTTCCTAATCGGCGCCCTCGCCACCCGGCCGGACATGCGCTACACTCCGGCGGGGCTCGCCATTTTGGACCTGACCCTCGCCGGTCAGGACCTGCTCCTTTCCGATAACGGGGGGGAGCGGGAGGTGTCCTGGTACCACCGGGTGAGGCTCTTAGGCCGCCAGGCGGAGATGTGGGGCGACCTCTTGGACCAAGGGCAGCTCGTCTTCGTGGAGGGCCGCCTGGAGTACCGCCAGTGGGAAAGGGAGGGGGAGAGGCGGAGCGAGCTCCAGATCCGGGCCGACTTCCTGGACCCCCTGGACGACCGGGGGAAGGAGCGGGCGGAGGACAGCCGGGGCCAGCCCAGGCTCCGCGCCGCCCTGAACCAGGTCTTCCTCATGGGCAACCTGACCCGGGACCCGGAACTCCGCTACACCCCCCAGGGCACCGCGGTGGCCCGGCTGGGCCTGGCGGTGAACGAGCGCCGCCAGGGGGCGGAGGAGCGCACCCACTTCGTGGAGGTTCAGGCCTGGCGCGACCTGGCGGAGTGGGCCGCCGAGCTGAGGAAGGGCGACGGCCTTTTCGTGATCGGCAGGTTGGTGAACGACTCCTGGACCAGCTCCAGCGGCGAGCGGCGCTTCCAGACCCGTGTGGAGGCCCTCAGGCTGGAGCGCCCCACCCGTGGACCTGCCCAGGCCGGCGGAAGCAGGTCCCGCGAAGTCCAGACGGGTGGGGTGGACATTGACGAAGGCTTGGAAGACTTTCCGCCGGAGGAGGAGTTGCCGTTTTGA
- the rpsF gene encoding 30S ribosomal protein S6 yields MRRYEVNIVLNPNLDQSQLALEKEIIQRALENYGARVEKVEELGLRRLAYPIAKDPQGYFLWYQVEMPEDRVNDLARELRIRDNVRRVMVVKSQEPFLANA; encoded by the coding sequence ATGCGCAGGTACGAGGTGAACATCGTCCTGAACCCCAACCTGGACCAGAGCCAGCTCGCCCTGGAGAAGGAGATCATCCAGCGGGCTTTGGAGAACTACGGCGCCCGCGTGGAGAAGGTGGAGGAGCTGGGGCTCCGCCGCCTGGCCTACCCCATCGCCAAGGACCCCCAGGGCTACTTCCTCTGGTACCAGGTGGAGATGCCCGAGGACCGGGTGAACGACCTGGCCCGGGAGCTCCGCATCCGGGACAACGTGCGCCGGGTCATGGTGGTGAAGTCCCAGGAGCCCTTCCTCGCCAACGCGTAA
- the rplA gene encoding 50S ribosomal protein L1 — MPKHGKRYRALLEKVDPNKVYTIDEAARLVKELATAKFDETVEVHAKLGIDPRRSDQNVRGTVSLPHGLGKQVRVLAIAKGEKIKEAEEAGADYVGGEEIIQKILDGWMDFDAVVATPDVMGAVGSKLGRILGPRGLLPNPKAGTVGFNIGEIIREIKAGRIEFRNDKTGAIHAPVGKASFPPEKLADNIRAFIRALEAHKPEGAKGTFLRSVYVTTTMGPSVRINPHS; from the coding sequence ATGCCTAAGCACGGCAAGCGTTACCGGGCCCTCCTGGAGAAGGTGGACCCCAACAAGGTCTACACCATTGACGAGGCCGCCCGTCTTGTGAAGGAGCTCGCCACCGCCAAGTTTGACGAGACGGTGGAGGTCCACGCCAAGCTCGGCATTGACCCCCGCCGCTCCGACCAGAACGTGCGCGGCACCGTCTCCCTTCCCCACGGCCTCGGCAAGCAGGTGCGGGTCTTGGCCATCGCCAAGGGGGAGAAGATCAAGGAGGCCGAGGAGGCGGGGGCGGACTACGTGGGCGGCGAGGAGATCATCCAGAAGATCCTGGACGGCTGGATGGACTTTGACGCCGTGGTGGCCACCCCCGACGTGATGGGGGCCGTGGGCTCTAAACTCGGCCGGATCCTGGGGCCCCGGGGCCTCCTCCCCAACCCCAAGGCGGGGACCGTGGGGTTCAACATCGGCGAGATCATCCGGGAGATCAAGGCGGGGCGGATTGAGTTCCGCAACGACAAGACCGGGGCCATCCACGCCCCCGTGGGCAAGGCGAGCTTCCCGCCGGAGAAGCTTGCGGACAACATCCGGGCCTTCATCCGCGCCCTCGAGGCCCACAAGCCGGAAGGGGCCAAGGGCACCTTCCTCCGCTCCGTCTACGTGACCACCACCATGGGCCCCAGCGTGCGCATCAACCCCCACTCCTAG
- the rplK gene encoding 50S ribosomal protein L11, with protein sequence MKKVVAVVKLQLPAGKATPAPPVGPALGQHGANIMEFVKAFNAATANMGDAIVPVEITIYADRSFTFVTKTPPASYLIRKAAGLEKGAHKPGREKVGRITWEQVLEIAKQKMPDLNTTDLEAAARMIAGSARSMGVEVVGAPEVKDA encoded by the coding sequence ATGAAGAAAGTTGTTGCGGTGGTCAAACTTCAGCTGCCCGCGGGCAAGGCCACGCCCGCGCCCCCGGTGGGCCCGGCTTTGGGCCAGCACGGGGCCAACATCATGGAGTTCGTCAAGGCCTTCAACGCGGCCACGGCCAACATGGGGGACGCCATCGTCCCCGTGGAGATCACCATCTACGCGGACCGCTCCTTCACCTTCGTCACCAAGACCCCGCCCGCGAGCTACCTGATCCGCAAGGCCGCGGGCTTGGAGAAGGGGGCCCACAAGCCCGGCCGGGAGAAGGTGGGCCGGATCACCTGGGAGCAGGTCCTGGAGATCGCCAAGCAGAAGATGCCCGACCTGAACACCACCGACCTCGAGGCCGCCGCCCGGATGATCGCGGGCTCGGCCCGGTCCATGGGTGTGGAGGTGGTGGGCGCTCCGGAGGTGAAGGATGCCTAA
- the nusG gene encoding transcription termination/antitermination protein NusG: protein MSIEWYAVHTLVGQEEKAKANLEKRIKAFGLQDKIFQVLIPTEEVVELREGGKKEVVRKKLFPGYLFIQMDLGDEEEPNEAWEVVRGTPGITGFVGAGMRPVPLSPDEVRHILEVSGLLGKKEAPKAQVAFREGDQVRVVSGPFADFTGTVTEINPERGKVKVMVTIFGRETPVELDFSQVVKA from the coding sequence ATGAGCATAGAGTGGTACGCGGTCCACACCCTGGTGGGGCAGGAGGAGAAGGCCAAGGCCAACCTGGAGAAGCGCATCAAGGCCTTCGGCCTTCAGGACAAGATCTTTCAGGTCCTGATCCCCACCGAGGAGGTGGTGGAGCTCCGCGAGGGGGGCAAGAAGGAGGTGGTCCGGAAGAAGCTCTTCCCGGGCTACCTCTTCATCCAGATGGACCTGGGGGACGAGGAGGAGCCCAACGAGGCCTGGGAGGTGGTGCGCGGCACGCCCGGCATCACGGGCTTCGTCGGGGCGGGGATGCGTCCCGTTCCCCTTTCTCCCGACGAGGTGCGGCACATCCTCGAGGTCTCCGGGCTTCTCGGGAAGAAGGAGGCCCCCAAGGCCCAGGTGGCCTTCCGCGAGGGGGACCAGGTCCGGGTTGTCTCCGGCCCCTTCGCCGACTTCACGGGCACCGTGACCGAGATCAACCCCGAGCGGGGCAAGGTCAAGGTCATGGTCACCATCTTCGGGCGCGAGACCCCTGTGGAGCTGGACTTCTCCCAGGTGGTCAAGGCCTAG
- the secE gene encoding preprotein translocase subunit SecE has protein sequence MFARLIRYFQEARAELARVTWPTREQVVEGTQAILLFTLAFMVILGLYDTVFRFLIGLLR, from the coding sequence ATGTTCGCCCGGCTGATCCGTTACTTCCAGGAAGCGCGGGCCGAGCTCGCCCGGGTCACCTGGCCCACGCGGGAGCAGGTCGTGGAGGGCACGCAGGCCATCCTCCTCTTCACCTTGGCCTTCATGGTGATCCTCGGGCTTTACGACACGGTCTTCCGCTTCCTGATAGGGCTTCTGCGATGA
- the rpmG gene encoding 50S ribosomal protein L33: protein MASEVRIKLLLECTECKRRNYATEKNKRNTPNKLELRKYCPWCRKHTVHREVKI from the coding sequence ATGGCCAGCGAGGTCCGGATAAAACTCCTCTTGGAGTGCACGGAGTGCAAGCGCCGCAACTACGCCACGGAGAAGAACAAGCGCAACACCCCCAACAAGCTGGAGCTGCGCAAGTACTGCCCGTGGTGTAGGAAGCACACCGTGCACCGGGAAGTGAAGATCTGA
- the tuf gene encoding elongation factor Tu → MAKGEFIRTKPHVNVGTIGHVDHGKTTLTAALTFVTAAENPNVEVKDYGDIDKAPEERARGITINTAHVEYETAKRHYSHVDCPGHADYIKNMITGAAQMDGAILVVSAADGPMPQTREHILLARQVGVPYIVVFMNKVDMVDDPELLDLVEMEVRDLLNQYEFPGDEVPVIRGSALLALEQMHRNPKTRRGENEWVDKIWELLDAIDEYIPTPVRDVDKPFLMPVEDVFTITGRGTVATGRIERGKVKVGDEVEIVGLAPETRKTVVTGVEMHRKTLQEGIAGDNVGVLLRGVSREEVERGQVLAKPGSITPHTKFEASVYVLKKEEGGRHTGFFSGYRPQFYFRTTDVTGVVQLPPGVEMVMPGDNVTFTVELIKPVALEEGLRFAIREGGRTVGAGVVTKILE, encoded by the coding sequence ATGGCGAAGGGCGAGTTTATTCGGACGAAGCCTCACGTGAACGTGGGGACGATTGGGCACGTGGACCACGGGAAGACGACGCTGACGGCGGCGTTGACGTTTGTGACGGCGGCGGAGAATCCGAATGTAGAGGTTAAGGACTACGGGGACATTGACAAGGCGCCGGAGGAGCGTGCGCGGGGGATTACGATCAACACGGCGCACGTGGAGTACGAGACGGCGAAGCGGCACTATTCCCACGTGGACTGTCCTGGGCACGCGGACTACATCAAGAACATGATCACGGGTGCCGCGCAGATGGACGGGGCGATCCTTGTGGTGTCGGCGGCGGACGGGCCGATGCCGCAGACGCGGGAGCACATTTTGCTGGCGCGGCAGGTGGGGGTGCCGTACATTGTGGTGTTCATGAACAAGGTGGACATGGTGGACGACCCCGAGTTGCTGGACCTGGTGGAGATGGAGGTGCGGGACCTTTTGAACCAGTACGAGTTTCCTGGGGACGAGGTTCCGGTGATTCGGGGGAGTGCGCTTTTGGCGCTTGAGCAGATGCACAGGAACCCGAAGACGAGGCGTGGGGAGAACGAGTGGGTGGACAAGATTTGGGAGCTGTTGGACGCGATTGACGAGTACATTCCCACGCCGGTGCGGGACGTGGACAAGCCGTTCTTGATGCCGGTGGAGGACGTGTTTACGATCACGGGTCGTGGGACGGTGGCCACGGGTCGGATTGAGCGGGGCAAGGTGAAGGTTGGGGACGAGGTGGAGATTGTGGGCCTTGCTCCGGAGACGCGGAAGACGGTGGTGACGGGTGTGGAGATGCACCGGAAGACCTTGCAGGAGGGGATTGCTGGGGACAATGTGGGGGTGCTCCTGCGGGGTGTGAGCCGGGAGGAGGTGGAGCGGGGGCAGGTGCTGGCGAAGCCTGGGAGCATTACGCCGCACACGAAGTTTGAGGCCTCGGTGTACGTGTTGAAGAAGGAGGAGGGTGGACGGCACACGGGGTTTTTTTCGGGGTACCGTCCGCAGTTTTACTTTCGGACGACGGACGTGACGGGGGTGGTGCAGTTGCCTCCGGGCGTGGAGATGGTGATGCCTGGGGACAACGTGACGTTTACGGTGGAGCTGATCAAGCCGGTGGCGCTGGAGGAGGGTTTGCGGTTTGCCATCCGTGAGGGTGGGCGGACCGTGGGCGCCGGCGTCGTCACCAAGATCCTGGAGTAA